The uncultured Desulfuromonas sp. genome has a segment encoding these proteins:
- a CDS encoding TonB-dependent receptor: MMPRQTRVITYLVMTLLLLITMAETVLAANGRVAGQVQDSVNNINLMGVLVSADNGQVKTVTDRAGNYSISLGAGNHTLDFSYLGYSTVSRQVTVAEGSTSTLNIDFGSEGMQMDEMVVSGQAVGQARALNQQKNAPNLQNIVASDAIGRFPDQNAAEALDRIPGVSIERDMGEGRFVIVRGIDPHLNSASIDGISLASAESGTRAVLLDVLPTNVMGSLVVTKALTADMPADSIGGHIEIVSPSAYDRNERTIRGSVGGNYSDISEELTENGELTFGDVFGANDQFGALFSISYDKREFGSDDVEADPWELNDDNEWVTEELQYREYDLTRERLGFTTNLEYKPNDNNSYFLRGLYSEFTDHEYRRRSIVSDMMMLPDTSSTGLIVGEDYEDDADELYPTTELQLKDREETQMNWAVSVGGENKLDTWTVDYKVAYSYAEQDTPYDNQYLYETGDLNYIYSDADGDTPNVTVNSGDLNDLSIYELDAVERSEQLVEEEAWIFAANVKKELNTSFQSYLKTGIHVTLRNKTNDLEMLVYEDAPAAMETLEGLTTSGRKKNSDFPLISKDVDDLFDSLKDQFSVEYALEDSVAEDYETDEDVYAGYIMGEADFGRFTLLPGVRVEYTDLECRGNAFDEDSETYSAQKKSNDYTNILPSLHSKVRFSDDLILYLAWTNTISRPQWDQMYYGKFTDDDGNIEIGNPDLDPYEAMNWDATLTYYMPDSLGMASIGVFYKDIDNFIYEQTADMGDYELTTFRNGDEGEVYGIELAYQQKLSFLPGALDGLSIEGNLTLSDSEVDVLPVEEGGEGRTVDMMRHSDTVGSVALSYEKYGLFVRLSGTYRSEYLDDLGEEKFEDRYIDDHFQVDLSTAYTFMDKYTLYANFINLTDEPLDAYYDQSGRNSQYEEYGWSARFGLKFNF, from the coding sequence ATGATGCCACGACAGACACGCGTCATCACTTATCTGGTGATGACTCTCTTACTACTGATCACAATGGCTGAGACCGTCCTGGCGGCCAATGGACGTGTGGCCGGCCAGGTGCAAGATTCCGTAAACAACATCAACCTGATGGGCGTGCTCGTCAGTGCTGACAACGGCCAAGTGAAAACCGTGACGGACCGTGCCGGTAACTACAGCATCAGCCTGGGTGCCGGCAACCATACTTTGGACTTCAGCTACCTCGGTTACAGCACCGTCAGCCGTCAGGTAACGGTGGCCGAAGGCAGCACCAGCACTTTGAATATCGACTTCGGCAGTGAAGGGATGCAGATGGATGAGATGGTGGTCAGTGGTCAGGCCGTTGGCCAGGCCCGTGCTCTCAACCAGCAGAAAAATGCCCCCAACCTGCAGAACATTGTCGCTTCTGACGCCATCGGTCGTTTCCCCGACCAGAATGCCGCGGAAGCGCTTGACCGCATCCCCGGTGTGTCCATTGAACGTGACATGGGCGAAGGTCGTTTTGTTATCGTTCGCGGTATCGATCCGCACCTTAACAGTGCTTCGATTGACGGCATCAGCCTGGCTTCGGCCGAGTCCGGTACCCGCGCCGTTCTGCTCGACGTCCTGCCGACCAACGTCATGGGCTCTCTGGTGGTCACCAAAGCCCTGACCGCCGACATGCCGGCAGACAGTATCGGTGGCCATATTGAAATCGTCTCTCCCAGTGCTTACGACCGTAACGAACGCACCATCCGCGGCTCTGTCGGCGGCAACTACAGCGACATTTCCGAAGAGCTGACCGAAAACGGCGAACTGACCTTTGGCGACGTGTTCGGTGCCAACGATCAATTCGGCGCCCTGTTCTCCATCAGCTATGACAAGCGCGAATTCGGTTCCGATGACGTCGAAGCAGACCCTTGGGAGCTCAACGACGATAACGAATGGGTCACGGAAGAACTGCAATATCGTGAATACGATCTGACCCGTGAGCGCCTTGGCTTTACCACCAACCTCGAATACAAGCCGAACGACAACAACAGTTACTTTTTGCGCGGCCTGTACAGCGAGTTTACCGATCACGAATACCGTCGCCGCAGCATTGTTTCCGACATGATGATGCTGCCGGATACCTCGTCCACCGGCCTGATCGTCGGAGAGGACTACGAAGACGATGCCGACGAGCTGTATCCGACCACGGAACTCCAGCTCAAAGACCGTGAAGAAACCCAGATGAACTGGGCGGTGTCCGTTGGTGGCGAAAACAAACTCGACACCTGGACCGTCGATTACAAAGTGGCGTATTCCTACGCTGAACAGGATACGCCGTACGACAATCAATACCTTTATGAAACCGGCGACCTCAACTATATCTACAGTGATGCGGATGGCGACACGCCCAACGTCACGGTCAACAGTGGTGATCTGAACGATCTGAGCATCTACGAACTCGACGCGGTTGAGCGTAGCGAGCAACTGGTCGAAGAAGAGGCCTGGATCTTTGCCGCCAACGTCAAGAAAGAACTCAACACCTCGTTTCAGTCTTATCTGAAAACCGGTATCCACGTTACTCTGCGTAACAAGACCAATGATCTGGAAATGCTGGTCTACGAAGATGCACCGGCCGCCATGGAAACTCTTGAAGGGTTAACCACCAGTGGCCGTAAGAAAAACAGTGACTTCCCACTGATCAGCAAGGACGTGGACGATCTGTTTGACAGCCTGAAAGACCAGTTCAGTGTTGAATACGCCCTTGAAGACTCTGTTGCTGAAGATTACGAGACGGATGAAGATGTCTACGCCGGTTACATCATGGGCGAAGCCGATTTCGGTCGCTTCACCCTGCTGCCCGGCGTGCGCGTTGAATACACCGACCTGGAATGCCGGGGCAACGCCTTTGATGAAGACAGCGAGACCTACAGCGCACAGAAAAAGAGCAACGACTACACCAACATCTTGCCCAGCCTGCACAGCAAGGTGCGTTTCAGCGACGACCTGATCCTGTATCTGGCCTGGACCAACACCATCTCCCGTCCCCAGTGGGACCAGATGTACTACGGCAAGTTCACCGATGACGACGGCAATATTGAAATCGGTAACCCCGACCTCGATCCCTACGAAGCGATGAACTGGGATGCCACCCTGACTTACTACATGCCCGACTCTCTCGGCATGGCGTCCATCGGCGTGTTCTACAAAGACATCGACAACTTCATCTACGAGCAAACCGCCGACATGGGCGATTACGAGCTGACCACCTTCCGCAACGGCGACGAAGGGGAAGTCTACGGTATTGAGCTGGCTTACCAGCAAAAACTCAGCTTCCTGCCCGGCGCGCTCGACGGCTTGTCCATCGAGGGTAACCTGACCCTGTCCGACAGTGAAGTGGATGTGCTGCCGGTCGAAGAGGGCGGCGAAGGTCGCACCGTCGACATGATGCGTCACTCCGACACCGTCGGCAGCGTGGCATTGTCCTACGAGAAATACGGTTTGTTTGTCCGCCTCAGCGGTACTTACCGCAGCGAGTACCTGGATGATCTGGGCGAAGAGAAGTTTGAAGATCGTTATATCGACGATCACTTCCAGGTGGATCTGTCCACGGCTTACACCTTCATGGACAAATACACCCTGTACGCCAACTTCATCAACCTGACCGACGAACCGCTTGATGCGTACTACGATCAGTCGGGCCGCAACAGCCAATACGAAGAGTACGGCTGGTCGGCACGCTTCGGTCTCAAGTTCAACTTCTAA
- a CDS encoding tetratricopeptide repeat protein: MTLFSPTYDTYTRIARTLCLCLAILCCLASQVDAKLTFRQNKHLYQAQKALQVGDAQQCVTMIHSYMAEYPDDIPAPFYTLLGTSYHRLNDTPKATQAFAKALELQPDDAQLSINLATCYYLDNHYDLAGRQFAHSYQLQQTKDPELLYQSAIAFIQGQQYPQAKHSLTTLLNSGVAAKANWYELLLSCHIELKEWRQGQKLLDRLLHQHPEHEPYWRLKAQIALQQEHYPEAASAMEVTLRLHGDNREDLTQLAGLYRYLQAPLRAADLLTRAYGTAPAAQQSLEIARLYHQGYAYDQALNVVDSALQRTPKDEELHSFKAQLLYDRGSYQQLLSLSATSATPRRHLLQGYAAWQLGQWQTARSHFKQALSDRRFRSQARNALDVLDLLAQAERESHAEI, translated from the coding sequence GTGACTCTCTTTTCCCCCACATACGACACGTACACAAGGATCGCCAGGACGCTCTGCCTGTGCCTGGCGATCCTGTGTTGTCTGGCCTCTCAGGTCGATGCCAAACTGACCTTCCGCCAGAACAAGCATTTGTATCAGGCGCAAAAAGCCCTGCAGGTCGGCGATGCGCAGCAATGCGTGACCATGATTCACAGCTACATGGCAGAGTATCCCGACGACATCCCGGCTCCGTTTTACACCTTGCTCGGTACCAGCTACCACCGACTCAACGACACGCCCAAGGCCACCCAGGCGTTTGCCAAGGCCCTGGAGCTGCAACCGGACGATGCCCAACTGTCGATCAACCTGGCCACCTGTTATTACCTTGATAACCATTATGACTTGGCAGGACGCCAGTTTGCCCACAGTTATCAATTGCAACAGACCAAAGACCCTGAACTGCTGTATCAGTCCGCCATCGCCTTTATTCAAGGGCAGCAGTATCCGCAGGCCAAACACAGCCTGACGACCCTGCTCAACAGTGGCGTTGCCGCCAAGGCCAACTGGTACGAACTGCTGCTCTCCTGCCACATCGAACTCAAAGAATGGCGGCAGGGGCAGAAGCTCCTCGACCGTCTGCTGCACCAGCACCCCGAGCACGAACCCTATTGGCGCCTCAAAGCGCAAATCGCCCTGCAACAGGAGCATTATCCGGAGGCCGCCTCGGCCATGGAGGTAACGCTGCGTCTGCACGGCGACAACCGCGAGGATCTCACCCAACTGGCCGGGCTCTACCGCTATTTACAGGCACCATTACGCGCCGCGGATCTTCTCACGCGCGCTTACGGCACTGCTCCAGCCGCGCAACAGAGCCTGGAAATCGCCCGTCTTTACCACCAGGGCTATGCCTATGATCAAGCGCTAAACGTTGTCGACTCCGCGTTGCAACGCACGCCCAAGGACGAAGAGCTGCACAGCTTCAAGGCGCAATTGCTCTACGACCGCGGCAGCTATCAGCAACTGCTGTCTTTGTCGGCAACGTCGGCAACGCCGCGCCGTCACCTGTTGCAGGGCTATGCCGCCTGGCAATTGGGCCAGTGGCAAACGGCGCGCAGCCATTTCAAACAGGCGTTGAGCGACCGGCGCTTCCGCTCACAGGCCCGCAATGCGCTCGATGTTCTTGACCTGCTCGCCCAGGCGGAGCGGGAAAGTCATGCCGAAATCTAA
- a CDS encoding PEP/pyruvate-binding domain-containing protein — MDSALRVTSGYDSLDQILDGLRIGDNVVWEVDSIDDYRYFIGPYVDHALKENRRVIYMRFGEHEPLLGSSPHIRVCSIDPRQGFEHFATRIHEILRDEGTGAFYVFDCLSELLSAWTTDHMVGNFFWVTCPYLFELDTVAYFALIRHSHSFETLDRIRQTTQVLIDVYQADGHFYVHPRKVWQRHSPTMFLPHRKHGDRFIPITNSWEATTLLRTHGRREGYGTRYLDHWHQLFLEAERLDQEQAEPREQLTMIRHICRHMIGRDERVLALAERYFSLADLIKIRSRIIGTGFIGGKAVGMLLANHILSKELSFTWRDALEPHDSFYVGSNVYYSYIVHNGWWKLFMAQKTTDGYFSAAESLRECMLQGVFPESIREGFRRMLEYFGQYPIIVRSSSLLEDGFGNAFAGKYDSFFRTNQGTPEERLEMFEDAVRRIFASAMSEEALAYRLQRGLDQSDEQMALLVQRVSGSYHERYYFPELAGVGVSYNSFVWDRDMEPTAGMLRLVLGLGTRAVDRVDGDYPCIVALDAPMKRPVKGVEDVRKFSQRDVDVLNVEENSLQTVSTLRLSGALPEMPWSLYGVRDTETSSLIRSRTRQKEEVWLLTFERFLSQTDFCAMMQNALKTLEQAYDYPVDIEFTASVDAQQTIRLCVVQCRPLQTKGIQTLGRLPTDLDEDQVIFRNEGNFMGGNVAHRLSWIIWVEPDEYARLGNADKFEVARLIGRLNKRIADRQDNKTMLLGPGRWGTSTPSLGVPIAFNEINNMTIVGEVAFESGGMMPELSYGSHFFQDLVESEIFYLALYPERRDCLFNRQHLMSFHNVFEGLMPASSRFKKVVKVFQVADAELYVRSDVVSQQLVCYSENGGFAELPV, encoded by the coding sequence ATGGATTCAGCATTACGCGTCACCTCCGGCTACGACAGCCTCGACCAGATTCTCGACGGACTCCGCATAGGCGATAATGTGGTGTGGGAAGTCGACAGCATTGACGACTACCGCTATTTCATCGGTCCGTATGTCGACCATGCCCTCAAAGAGAATCGCCGGGTGATCTACATGCGTTTCGGCGAGCACGAGCCGCTGCTCGGTTCATCGCCGCATATCCGTGTGTGCTCCATTGATCCCCGTCAGGGCTTTGAGCATTTCGCCACCCGCATCCATGAAATCCTCCGCGACGAAGGCACCGGCGCCTTCTACGTGTTCGATTGCCTGTCGGAACTTCTTTCCGCCTGGACCACCGATCACATGGTCGGCAACTTTTTCTGGGTCACCTGTCCCTACCTGTTTGAGCTGGATACCGTGGCCTACTTTGCCCTGATCCGCCATAGCCACTCGTTTGAAACCCTCGACCGCATTCGCCAGACGACTCAGGTGCTGATTGATGTCTACCAGGCCGACGGCCATTTCTACGTCCATCCGCGCAAGGTCTGGCAGCGCCATTCACCGACCATGTTTTTGCCGCACCGTAAGCACGGCGACCGGTTCATCCCCATCACCAACAGTTGGGAAGCGACCACCCTGCTGCGCACCCACGGACGCCGCGAAGGGTACGGCACCCGTTATCTGGATCACTGGCATCAGCTGTTCCTCGAAGCGGAGCGCCTGGATCAGGAGCAGGCCGAACCCCGCGAACAGCTGACCATGATCCGCCATATCTGCCGCCACATGATCGGCCGCGATGAGCGGGTGCTGGCCCTGGCCGAGCGCTATTTCTCCCTGGCCGATTTGATCAAAATCCGCTCGCGCATCATCGGCACCGGCTTTATCGGTGGTAAAGCGGTCGGCATGTTGCTCGCCAACCATATTCTCAGCAAAGAGCTGTCGTTCACTTGGCGCGATGCCCTGGAACCTCATGATTCCTTCTACGTCGGCTCTAACGTCTACTACAGCTACATTGTTCATAACGGCTGGTGGAAGCTGTTCATGGCGCAGAAAACCACTGACGGCTATTTTTCGGCGGCGGAGTCGTTGCGTGAGTGCATGCTGCAAGGCGTGTTCCCCGAATCGATCCGCGAAGGGTTCCGGCGTATGCTGGAATATTTCGGCCAGTATCCGATCATTGTCCGCTCCAGTTCTTTGCTGGAAGACGGTTTCGGCAATGCCTTTGCCGGTAAGTACGACAGTTTTTTCCGCACCAACCAGGGCACGCCGGAAGAGCGGCTGGAAATGTTTGAGGATGCGGTACGGCGTATTTTTGCCAGTGCCATGAGTGAAGAGGCCCTGGCCTACCGGTTGCAACGCGGCCTTGACCAGAGCGACGAGCAGATGGCGCTGCTGGTGCAGCGGGTGTCCGGCAGCTATCACGAGCGTTATTACTTCCCGGAACTGGCCGGGGTCGGCGTGTCGTACAACAGTTTTGTCTGGGATCGCGACATGGAGCCCACCGCCGGGATGTTGCGACTGGTGCTTGGCCTCGGCACCCGCGCCGTGGATCGGGTGGATGGTGACTATCCGTGTATTGTCGCCTTGGATGCGCCGATGAAGCGCCCGGTCAAAGGCGTGGAAGATGTGCGCAAGTTTTCCCAGCGCGATGTCGATGTGCTCAATGTCGAGGAGAACAGTCTGCAGACCGTCTCCACCCTGCGGTTGTCCGGGGCATTGCCGGAAATGCCGTGGTCTCTGTACGGTGTGCGCGATACCGAAACCAGCAGTCTCATCCGCAGTCGCACCCGGCAAAAGGAAGAGGTGTGGCTGCTCACCTTTGAGCGCTTCCTGTCACAGACCGATTTCTGTGCCATGATGCAGAATGCCCTGAAGACGTTGGAGCAGGCCTATGACTATCCGGTGGATATCGAGTTCACCGCCAGTGTCGATGCCCAACAGACCATCCGCCTGTGCGTGGTGCAGTGCCGTCCTCTGCAGACCAAGGGCATTCAGACGCTGGGCCGGTTGCCGACCGATCTCGATGAGGACCAGGTGATTTTCCGCAACGAGGGTAATTTCATGGGCGGCAACGTCGCCCATCGCTTGAGCTGGATTATCTGGGTGGAGCCGGACGAATATGCCCGTCTCGGCAATGCGGACAAGTTTGAGGTGGCCCGCCTGATCGGTCGCCTCAACAAGCGCATTGCCGATCGTCAGGACAACAAAACCATGCTGCTCGGTCCGGGGCGCTGGGGCACGTCAACACCGAGCCTGGGTGTGCCCATCGCTTTCAACGAAATCAACAACATGACCATTGTCGGTGAAGTCGCTTTTGAAAGCGGCGGCATGATGCCGGAGCTCTCCTACGGTTCCCACTTCTTCCAGGATCTGGTCGAGAGTGAAATCTTTTACCTGGCCCTGTATCCGGAGCGCCGCGATTGCCTGTTTAATCGTCAGCACCTGATGAGTTTCCACAATGTGTTTGAGGGCTTGATGCCGGCGAGCAGCCGTTTTAAGAAAGTGGTGAAGGTGTTCCAGGTAGCGGATGCTGAACTCTATGTCCGTTCCGATGTGGTCAGTCAGCAATTGGTGTGCTACAGCGAAAACGGTGGTTTTGCGGAATTGCCGGTTTAG
- a CDS encoding IS110 family transposase, with protein sequence MKISTVGLDLAKNVFHVVGFDHAGKQVMKRMLRRHQVAEFFVKLPICTIAMEACAGCHYWARKLMEMGHEVKVIPPQYVKPYLRGNKNDYNDACAIAEAATRPTMPNVAVKTVQQQEMQALHRLRSRMVKERTALGNSLRGLLAEFGLIIPQGVSALRRGIPAILEDADNGLSDSFRSVVARSYEHFVALDDQIDFYTQQLSQLSRSDEACVRLQTVPGFGPIVASAFRSAVGDGRDYKRGRDVSASLGLVPRQHSSGGKQNLLGISKRGDRYLRSLLVHGARAVVAYAAGKDDPLSRWINRIRLERGANKAAVALANKMARIGWAILKNGSRYQSSQAAS encoded by the coding sequence ATGAAGATTAGTACAGTCGGGCTGGACTTGGCAAAGAATGTTTTCCATGTTGTCGGCTTTGATCACGCTGGCAAGCAGGTCATGAAACGGATGTTGCGCCGTCATCAAGTCGCTGAGTTTTTTGTTAAGCTGCCAATCTGTACTATCGCCATGGAAGCTTGTGCCGGTTGTCACTACTGGGCGCGTAAGCTGATGGAGATGGGACACGAGGTTAAAGTGATCCCACCTCAGTATGTCAAACCCTACTTGCGGGGCAACAAGAATGACTATAACGATGCCTGTGCCATTGCCGAAGCGGCGACTCGGCCGACCATGCCTAACGTTGCGGTGAAGACAGTGCAACAACAGGAGATGCAGGCGCTGCATAGGTTGCGCTCCAGAATGGTCAAGGAACGTACAGCATTGGGCAACAGTCTTCGCGGGCTCTTGGCTGAGTTCGGATTGATCATACCTCAAGGGGTCAGTGCGCTTCGCCGTGGTATTCCTGCCATACTGGAAGACGCTGACAACGGTTTGAGTGATTCGTTTCGGTCGGTCGTGGCGCGCAGCTATGAGCACTTTGTCGCTTTGGATGATCAGATCGATTTTTACACCCAGCAGCTCAGTCAACTCAGTCGAAGCGATGAAGCCTGTGTCCGGCTGCAAACGGTTCCAGGATTTGGTCCCATTGTCGCCAGTGCCTTTCGTAGCGCAGTCGGAGACGGCCGAGACTACAAACGAGGCCGAGATGTCTCCGCATCGTTGGGTCTGGTGCCACGGCAACATAGCAGCGGCGGCAAACAGAATTTACTCGGCATCAGCAAGCGCGGAGATCGCTACTTACGCAGTTTGCTTGTGCATGGCGCCCGAGCCGTTGTGGCCTATGCCGCAGGAAAGGATGATCCGTTAAGTCGCTGGATCAATCGAATACGCTTAGAACGCGGTGCCAACAAGGCCGCAGTGGCTTTGGCCAATAAGATGGCCCGCATCGGGTGGGCGATCCTGAAAAATGGCAGTCGTTACCAATCCAGTCAAGCGGCAAGCTAA
- a CDS encoding DUF3450 domain-containing protein, whose translation MMNTAWKTLCLTLAISCLPMKALAADPAQIQQQSTTALKREIATQDKVEQWSEERQALVNDLLDQKTQLEWNRFQTKKYRQYVDHKQATIADLKRQKEQMTLLRKELEPFLDSSVETLHNDVANDLPFLAQERSERLAFLDQSLTNPDLTLSEKLRRVLEALQVEADYGNTVEVTEQTLSLAGGDTMVQVLRLGRVGLFYLSPNGDKVGQWDQQERVWKPLPEEYRDTVRVTIDIIEQKRAAELIDLPLPEAVRTTEGV comes from the coding sequence ATGATGAACACAGCATGGAAAACCCTGTGCCTGACCCTGGCCATCAGCTGCCTGCCCATGAAGGCTCTGGCCGCCGATCCGGCACAGATTCAACAACAAAGCACCACCGCCCTCAAGCGGGAGATCGCCACCCAGGACAAGGTGGAACAGTGGTCCGAAGAGCGTCAGGCACTGGTCAACGATCTGCTCGACCAGAAAACCCAGTTGGAATGGAATCGCTTTCAGACCAAAAAATATCGCCAATACGTTGACCACAAGCAGGCTACCATTGCCGACCTTAAACGGCAGAAAGAGCAGATGACCCTGCTGCGTAAAGAACTGGAACCGTTTCTTGATAGCAGCGTGGAAACCCTGCATAACGATGTCGCCAACGACCTGCCGTTTCTCGCTCAGGAACGCAGCGAGCGGCTGGCGTTTCTCGATCAATCCCTCACCAACCCCGATCTGACGTTGAGTGAAAAGCTGCGTCGGGTGCTTGAAGCGTTGCAGGTCGAAGCCGATTATGGCAACACGGTCGAAGTCACAGAACAAACCCTGTCTCTGGCCGGCGGCGACACCATGGTCCAGGTGCTGCGCTTGGGACGTGTCGGCCTGTTTTACCTCAGCCCCAACGGCGACAAAGTCGGCCAGTGGGATCAGCAGGAACGGGTGTGGAAACCGCTTCCGGAGGAATACAGAGATACCGTGCGTGTCACCATTGACATCATAGAACAGAAACGTGCCGCGGAACTGATCGATCTGCCGCTGCCCGAAGCGGTTCGGACGACGGAGGGCGTGTGA
- the gdhA gene encoding NADP-specific glutamate dehydrogenase, whose protein sequence is MSPTFDEKIEPIYQEVLSRNPGETEFHQAVREVLESFGPVMVKYPEFLDQRIIERICEPERQIIFRVPWQDDQGRIQINRGFRVEFNSSLGPYKGGLRFHPSVYLGIIKFLGFEQIFKNALTGLPIGGGKGGSDFDPKGKSDGEIMRFCQSFMTELARHIGEHTDVPAGDIGVGGREIGYLFGQYKRITNRWEAGVLTGKGLDWGGSLVRTEATGYGATFFVEEMLKVRGDSLDGKTCVVSGSGNVAIYTIEKIHQLGGKVVACSDSGGYIYDEAGLDLELIQQLKEIERRRIKDYLNYRKDAKYVAKGNIWEVPCQVAMPSATQNEINGKDAAMLVKNGCIAVGEGANMPTTPEGVRVFLEAGIAYGPGKAANAGGVATSALEMQQNACRDSWTFEYTEERLQQIMRNIHQLCYETAEEFGTPGNYVNGANIAGFIKVAKSMTALGLI, encoded by the coding sequence ATGTCACCCACTTTTGATGAAAAAATCGAACCCATCTATCAGGAAGTGTTGTCCCGTAATCCCGGTGAGACGGAATTTCACCAGGCGGTGCGAGAAGTTCTCGAATCCTTTGGCCCGGTGATGGTCAAGTATCCGGAATTTCTTGACCAGCGCATTATTGAGCGCATCTGCGAACCGGAACGTCAGATCATCTTCCGGGTGCCCTGGCAGGATGATCAGGGCCGTATCCAGATCAATCGCGGTTTCCGCGTCGAGTTCAACAGCTCTCTTGGTCCTTATAAAGGCGGCTTGCGCTTCCATCCTTCGGTATACCTCGGCATCATCAAATTCCTCGGTTTTGAACAGATCTTTAAAAATGCCCTGACCGGCCTGCCCATCGGCGGCGGCAAGGGTGGCTCCGACTTTGACCCCAAAGGCAAGTCCGATGGCGAGATTATGCGTTTTTGTCAGAGTTTCATGACCGAGCTGGCGCGGCATATCGGTGAGCATACCGATGTTCCGGCTGGTGACATTGGTGTCGGCGGCCGCGAAATCGGTTATCTGTTCGGCCAGTACAAACGCATCACCAACCGCTGGGAAGCCGGTGTGCTGACCGGTAAAGGCCTGGATTGGGGCGGTTCGCTGGTGCGCACTGAGGCGACCGGTTACGGGGCGACTTTCTTCGTTGAAGAGATGCTCAAGGTGCGTGGTGATTCCCTGGACGGCAAAACCTGCGTTGTTTCCGGCAGCGGTAATGTCGCTATCTACACCATCGAAAAAATCCACCAACTCGGCGGCAAGGTTGTCGCCTGTTCCGATTCCGGTGGCTACATCTACGACGAAGCCGGACTCGACCTGGAACTCATCCAGCAACTCAAGGAGATCGAGCGTCGGCGGATCAAGGACTATCTCAACTACCGCAAAGACGCCAAATATGTGGCCAAAGGCAATATCTGGGAAGTGCCCTGTCAGGTGGCCATGCCGTCAGCTACCCAGAACGAAATTAACGGCAAGGATGCCGCCATGCTGGTGAAAAACGGCTGCATCGCCGTCGGCGAAGGTGCCAACATGCCGACAACGCCGGAGGGGGTGCGGGTGTTCCTGGAAGCCGGCATCGCCTATGGTCCGGGCAAGGCGGCCAATGCCGGTGGCGTGGCCACCAGTGCTCTGGAAATGCAGCAGAATGCCTGTCGTGATTCGTGGACCTTTGAATATACTGAAGAGCGTTTGCAACAGATCATGCGCAACATCCACCAGTTGTGCTACGAGACGGCTGAGGAGTTCGGCACACCGGGCAACTATGTGAATGGTGCCAACATTGCCGGCTTTATCAAAGTCGCTAAATCGATGACGGCGTTAGGCCTGATTTGA